Below is a genomic region from Sphingomonas phyllosphaerae.
CGACGGTGGCCATCGCCTTCCACTGGACGATCGCCGTGCTGGTGATCGTCAACCTGATCGTCGGCATCGGGCATGACGCCGTGCCGGCGCTCCGGGCATGGATGCCGGGGCACAAGGCGATCGGCATTACCGTCTTGGCGCTCACCGTGCTGCGCGTCGCGTGGCGGCTGCTGCATCGCCCGCCGCCGCTGCCGGCCTTCACACCGGCATGGGAGCGGGGTCTGGCGCATGCGACGCACTGGGCGCTGTACGCCTTGTTGTTGCTGATGCCGCTATCGGGCTGGGCGATGGTGTCGGGTCCTGAGGGACGTCGCCCGCTGAGCTGGTTCGGTGTCACCGACCTTCCGTATCTGCCCGTCGACGCCGGTGGCGCGAGCGCCGGGCATGAAGTGCACGAGATCCTCGGCTGGACGATGCTCATCTTGGTGGTGCTCCACATCGCCGCGGCGTTGCGCCACCACCTGATCCTGCGCGACTCGGTCCTGCTCCGCATGTTGCCCCGCGGCGCACGCTGATCCGCGGCGCCCCTGCGCAGGCAGGGGCCCATGCCTGTCGATAATCGCGGGCCACCATTCGGGCCGGACCGCCGCCGCTGGGTCGAAACCCATCCTCTTCGGCGATTCACCGCACGCTTCGAACCTTTTGCAGCCGGGCTCTTGCAACCAAAAGCAGGCTCCCTAAGTTAAGCATGTACGGCGCTCGTGTCCCCCCTTTCGCGGGCCCGTATGACACGCTTCGGCGTGTCTCCTCCCTGAACCTTGGCCACCGGGTGCGTGCATCCGGTGGTTTTTTGTGGGCGCGGCTATTCGGCGGCGTCGGCGATCGGTGGGGCCGTCGCACCGTCGCTCAGCGCCTGCTCGGTCAGCGCGTCGATGATGGCACGGAGCATCCGCGCCGTCGCCGCGGCCCCCGCCCCCGGCTGGTCGAGCCGCCGGTCGAGATACAGCGCGCGGTCGATCTCCAGCTGGATCGCGTGGATGCCGATCTGCGGCGCGGCGTGGCGTTCGAGGATATGCCCGCCGGCATATGGCGAGTTGAGCATATGGTGCAGCCCCTCGCGCCCGAGCGCTTCCTCGACGCGCGCGACGAACCGTGCCCCGGCGGCGCGCCCGAACCGGTCGCCGATCACCACCCGCGCCCGCCCGCCCGCGATCGGCGGCATCGAATGGACATCCAGCAGCACCGCACAGCCGAATCGTGCGCGCGCTGCGGCCAGCACCTGCGACAGCCTCTCATGGTACGGCCGGTGGTCGGCGGCGATCCGCGCCTCCACCTCGGTTGCGCTCAACCGGCACCGCCACAATTCGCCCGCTGCGGCGGTGCGCCGCGGCACCAGCCCGATCCCCGCACGCACCTTGGCCGATCCCGACGCCGCCCGGCATGCCCCTTCGTCGATCAACGGGTCGCGTTCGTGCTCGGCGCGGTTCAGGTCGATCCACGCGCGCGGCAACGTCTGGAGCAGCAACGTCTCCGTGTCGCGTGCCGCCAGCGCGATCGCATCGACGTGGCGATCCTCCAGCGCGGCCAGGCTCGCCAGCGGTGCGCGCAGTGCCATCCGCAACGTCGGCGGATAGTCGCGCCCCGCATGCGGCACCGACAGCACCACCGGGCTTTCGGGCAGCATCTCGCCGAACATGCGGAAGGAACGCGTCATTCCGCCCTACCCTATGGAAGCCGCCGCGCTGCTGCAACGTGTCGTCGTGGAGCAGCCGTTCACCATGTCCGATGGTGGAAAAATCAACGTCCCTGGCGCATATAATGTGCCGAACGGGAGTTGTGGTTGCGATGATACGGATTCTTCTGGCCGAAGACGACGCGGTGATGCGCGAGTATCTCGGACGCGC
It encodes:
- a CDS encoding cytochrome b; this translates as MATRIPVTERYSTVAIAFHWTIAVLVIVNLIVGIGHDAVPALRAWMPGHKAIGITVLALTVLRVAWRLLHRPPPLPAFTPAWERGLAHATHWALYALLLLMPLSGWAMVSGPEGRRPLSWFGVTDLPYLPVDAGGASAGHEVHEILGWTMLILVVLHIAAALRHHLILRDSVLLRMLPRGAR
- a CDS encoding N-formylglutamate amidohydrolase, which gives rise to MTRSFRMFGEMLPESPVVLSVPHAGRDYPPTLRMALRAPLASLAALEDRHVDAIALAARDTETLLLQTLPRAWIDLNRAEHERDPLIDEGACRAASGSAKVRAGIGLVPRRTAAAGELWRCRLSATEVEARIAADHRPYHERLSQVLAAARARFGCAVLLDVHSMPPIAGGRARVVIGDRFGRAAGARFVARVEEALGREGLHHMLNSPYAGGHILERHAAPQIGIHAIQLEIDRALYLDRRLDQPGAGAAATARMLRAIIDALTEQALSDGATAPPIADAAE